From the genome of Spirosomataceae bacterium TFI 002, one region includes:
- a CDS encoding carbamoyl-phosphate synthase large subunit: MPKNPNLKSVLIIGSGPIVIGQACEFDYSGSQAARSLREEGIEVALINSNPATIMTDPMNADHVYLKPLEEKYIEEILKKHVDMGRPIDAVLPTMGGQTALNLAIDCDKAGIWEKYNVEIIGVDINAIETTEDREKFRLKMKELDVQVCDGRIARSFLEGKEIAQEIGFPLVIRPSYTLGGYGGGFVNSADEFDVALNAGLHASPVHEVLVEQSILGWKEYEVELLRDNIGNVVIICTIENFDAMGIHTGDSITVAPAMTLPDTVYQKMRDMSIKMMNGIGQFAGGCNVQFALNPENDDIVGIEINPRVSRSSALASKATGYPIAKIAAKMAIGYNLDELMNPITGSTSAFFEPAIDYVIVKIPRWNFDKFKGADRKLGLQMKAVGEAMGIGRNFQEALQKACQSLEIGRNGLGADGRELKDQAALKYSLEHASWDRMFHIYDAFKAGISFKTIQNLTKIDAWFLRQIEELIIIEKEIQEYKLETLPAELLLQAKKMGYADRQIAHLLHVLESEVYKRRKELNINRAYKCVDTCAAEFAAETPYYYSTYNITPGNPDNESIVSDKKKIVVLGSGPNRIGQGIEFDYSCVHGVLAARECGYETIMINCNPETVSTDPDISDKLYFEPVFWEHVFEIIEHEKPEGVIVQLGGQTALKMAEKLTNYGIKIIGTSWEALDLAEDRGRFSEKLVELGIPYPQFTTVKTADRAVEESKKLGFPLLVRPSYVLGGQSMKIVINEEELEQHVVKILHDIPNNNILLDHFLEGAIEAEADAICDGEDAYIIGIMEHIEPAGIHSGDSYAVLPTFDLSQHVLDQIEDYTKRIAIALDTKGLINIQFAIKDEQVYVIEANPRASRTVPFICKAYQEPYVNYATKVMLEDKKVKDFDFKPVKKGYAIKIPVFSFHKFPNVNKELGPEMKSTGEGIYFIDDLKDDFFRNIYKERNMYMSR, encoded by the coding sequence ATGCCAAAAAATCCGAACCTTAAATCAGTATTGATCATAGGCTCTGGGCCTATCGTTATAGGTCAAGCTTGTGAATTTGACTACTCAGGCTCCCAAGCCGCAAGATCTCTTCGAGAAGAAGGAATCGAAGTAGCCCTCATTAACTCCAACCCAGCAACGATTATGACTGATCCCATGAATGCGGATCATGTTTATCTCAAACCGTTGGAAGAGAAGTACATTGAGGAAATTCTCAAAAAACATGTAGATATGGGTAGACCCATTGATGCAGTTTTACCTACAATGGGTGGGCAAACAGCCCTTAACCTTGCCATAGACTGCGATAAAGCAGGTATTTGGGAAAAGTATAATGTAGAAATCATTGGTGTTGATATCAATGCCATTGAAACTACCGAAGACAGGGAGAAATTCCGTCTGAAAATGAAGGAACTTGATGTACAAGTGTGTGACGGTAGAATCGCTCGTTCATTTTTAGAAGGTAAAGAAATAGCTCAAGAAATTGGGTTTCCTTTAGTAATCCGTCCCTCATATACCTTAGGAGGTTATGGTGGTGGATTTGTAAATAGTGCAGACGAGTTTGATGTTGCACTTAATGCAGGTCTACACGCTTCGCCGGTACATGAGGTTTTGGTTGAGCAATCAATCCTCGGATGGAAAGAGTACGAGGTAGAGTTACTCAGAGATAATATTGGAAACGTTGTGATTATATGTACCATCGAGAATTTCGATGCGATGGGAATTCACACTGGAGACTCTATTACAGTAGCTCCTGCCATGACACTACCTGATACTGTCTATCAAAAAATGAGAGACATGTCCATCAAAATGATGAATGGAATTGGGCAATTTGCTGGTGGCTGTAATGTACAGTTCGCTTTGAACCCAGAAAATGATGACATAGTAGGAATTGAAATCAATCCTAGAGTAAGTCGTTCATCGGCCCTTGCATCTAAAGCAACGGGGTATCCTATAGCTAAAATTGCCGCAAAAATGGCGATTGGTTATAACTTGGATGAGCTGATGAATCCTATTACAGGGAGTACATCTGCATTTTTTGAGCCAGCAATTGACTATGTAATTGTAAAAATACCACGTTGGAACTTTGATAAATTCAAAGGAGCTGATCGTAAATTAGGCTTACAAATGAAAGCCGTAGGTGAAGCAATGGGTATTGGACGTAATTTCCAAGAAGCATTACAAAAAGCCTGTCAGTCTTTAGAAATAGGAAGAAATGGACTTGGTGCCGATGGTAGAGAGTTAAAAGACCAAGCAGCCTTGAAATATAGCCTTGAGCATGCATCGTGGGATAGAATGTTCCATATCTATGATGCTTTCAAAGCAGGTATATCATTCAAGACAATTCAAAACCTAACAAAGATAGACGCTTGGTTCCTTCGTCAGATTGAAGAACTGATTATCATTGAAAAAGAGATTCAAGAATATAAACTTGAAACTTTACCAGCTGAGTTACTTCTTCAGGCTAAAAAAATGGGATATGCTGATAGGCAAATTGCCCATTTACTTCATGTGTTAGAAAGTGAAGTTTACAAGCGAAGAAAAGAACTTAATATAAATCGTGCGTACAAATGTGTAGATACTTGTGCTGCCGAATTTGCTGCTGAGACACCTTATTACTACAGTACATACAATATCACTCCAGGAAATCCTGACAATGAGTCTATTGTAAGCGATAAGAAGAAAATTGTTGTTTTAGGCTCTGGTCCAAATAGAATCGGCCAAGGAATTGAATTTGATTACTCATGTGTGCATGGTGTACTTGCCGCTAGAGAATGTGGTTATGAAACCATCATGATCAATTGTAATCCAGAAACTGTTTCTACAGATCCTGATATTTCTGATAAGTTATACTTTGAACCAGTTTTCTGGGAGCACGTTTTCGAAATCATTGAACACGAAAAGCCAGAAGGTGTAATCGTACAGCTTGGAGGTCAAACAGCTCTTAAAATGGCTGAGAAACTTACAAACTACGGAATCAAAATCATTGGTACTTCATGGGAAGCTCTTGACTTGGCTGAAGACAGAGGTAGATTCTCTGAAAAGTTAGTAGAGTTGGGAATTCCTTATCCACAATTCACCACGGTAAAAACTGCCGATAGAGCTGTAGAAGAATCTAAAAAATTAGGATTCCCACTTTTGGTAAGACCTAGTTACGTTTTAGGAGGTCAAAGCATGAAAATCGTTATTAACGAGGAGGAGCTTGAGCAACATGTAGTAAAAATTCTACACGATATTCCTAATAATAATATTTTGCTTGATCACTTCCTCGAAGGTGCAATAGAAGCAGAAGCAGATGCAATTTGCGATGGTGAAGATGCTTACATCATTGGTATCATGGAACACATAGAGCCAGCTGGAATACACTCTGGAGACTCTTACGCTGTCTTACCTACTTTTGATCTTAGTCAGCATGTATTGGACCAAATCGAAGACTACACAAAGCGTATTGCAATTGCTCTTGATACAAAAGGCTTAATCAATATTCAATTTGCCATAAAAGATGAGCAAGTTTATGTAATTGAGGCGAATCCTAGAGCATCTAGAACTGTTCCATTCATTTGTAAAGCATATCAGGAGCCTTATGTAAACTACGCTACGAAAGTAATGCTAGAGGACAAAAAGGTGAAGGACTTTGATTTCAAACCAGTGAAAAAAGGATATGCTATCAAAATTCCTGTCTTCTCTTTCCATAAGTTTCCTAATGTAAACAAGGAACTCGGGCCAGAAATGAAGTCTACTGGTGAAGGTATCTACTTCATTGACGACCTTAAGGACGATTTCTTTCGAAACATTTACAAGGAAAGAAATATGTATATGAGCAGATAA
- a CDS encoding exopolyphosphatase / guanosine-5'-triphosphate,3'-diphosphate pyrophosphatase → MKKAVIDLGTNTFHLLIGDENQVIFRKSTAVKLGKGGINKDELQSDAMERAIVALKDYSEIIQQHEIPPYMVFASGTSAIRNAKNRNEFIAMVLESTNIHIYVIDGEREAELIYKGVKKAVEINSNAMIVDIGGGSVEFIICNHEGPLWKRSFEIGGQRLMELFMKTDPISSSAVNSMNDYFREKLLPLANACHQYQPKEMIGSSGSFDTINDIYWMKTKGALPSPENIAFDLPIKSFYEIYEEFLFKNRDERMAIPGMIELRVEMIVVASCLIRYLIQTFEISILKVSNYALKEGVLSEVFDEQ, encoded by the coding sequence GTAAAACTAGGAAAAGGAGGCATAAACAAGGATGAATTGCAGTCCGATGCCATGGAAAGGGCGATTGTTGCACTTAAAGATTACTCCGAAATCATTCAGCAGCATGAAATTCCACCTTATATGGTGTTTGCTTCTGGTACGTCAGCAATAAGAAACGCGAAAAATAGAAATGAGTTTATAGCCATGGTTTTGGAATCAACGAATATTCATATATATGTTATAGATGGTGAAAGGGAAGCGGAGTTAATTTACAAAGGAGTCAAAAAGGCAGTTGAGATTAATTCCAATGCCATGATAGTAGATATTGGTGGAGGAAGTGTTGAGTTCATTATTTGTAATCACGAAGGGCCACTTTGGAAAAGAAGTTTTGAGATAGGTGGACAAAGGCTCATGGAATTATTCATGAAAACTGATCCTATTTCAAGCTCTGCTGTCAATAGTATGAATGATTACTTTAGAGAAAAATTATTACCATTAGCAAATGCGTGCCATCAATACCAACCAAAGGAAATGATAGGCTCCTCTGGTTCCTTTGATACTATCAATGATATATATTGGATGAAAACTAAAGGAGCTCTGCCTAGCCCCGAAAATATCGCATTTGACTTGCCTATTAAGTCATTTTACGAAATATACGAAGAGTTTTTATTTAAAAATAGAGACGAAAGAATGGCAATACCAGGCATGATTGAGTTAAGAGTTGAAATGATCGTGGTTGCTTCTTGCCTTATTCGATATTTGATTCAAACATTCGAAATTTCAATTCTAAAGGTGTCTAATTACGCTTTGAAAGAAGGTGTATTAAGTGAGGTATTTGATGAACAATAA
- a CDS encoding Predicted component of the ribosome quality control (RQC) complex, YloA/Tae2 family, contains fibronectin-binding (FbpA) and DUF814 domains encodes MNNNYHFFLHLVPELRPNLVGLKLMECFSQDKGEMILGFAAARGVKTNYKQYFIRCSVLPSFPCLFLTKDYKRARRNSVNLWEDLYDQEVVDVFVYQNERAIGIKLENGYTICFKMFGNRSNILVFKENEVKYIFNQKLKGDRAIHESDLQRDLNIDWNKLDAKISSILPTLGKLPAIYLKERNWENENLESKKQLFTEMLATIKQPKFYLIKQNHILKLSLLPLVDIEREFDSSIDAINSYFIYGLKNFSIDREKELLLKEIERECKSIYSYIDKSEARLNELNTSTRNQTLGHILMANLHLVPERAKEVVLTNYETDLPISIKLKEDLSPQKNAENYYRKAKNEQLEKSNIESNIAARMERLVSLEESRDEIEKIEDLKKLRRFKLEVFQEKIHVAAEQFKSFEIDGYMIYVGRNAKNNDELSLKFAKKNDLWLHARDVSGSHVVVKHKPGHKFPNHVIEYAGGLALYFSKRKTESLAPVIYTEKKYIRKIKGSSDGQVIVSKESVLMTSPIKPE; translated from the coding sequence ATGAACAATAATTACCATTTCTTTTTACATTTAGTACCAGAGCTTCGCCCCAACCTCGTGGGCTTAAAACTCATGGAATGCTTTAGCCAAGACAAAGGTGAGATGATTCTCGGGTTTGCGGCTGCAAGGGGCGTAAAAACAAACTATAAGCAGTATTTCATACGTTGCTCTGTTTTACCTTCATTCCCGTGTTTGTTTTTGACCAAAGATTACAAGCGAGCTCGTCGCAATTCAGTGAATTTGTGGGAAGACTTGTATGACCAAGAAGTTGTAGACGTTTTTGTTTACCAAAACGAACGAGCTATTGGGATAAAACTTGAGAATGGATACACCATTTGTTTCAAAATGTTTGGAAATAGATCGAACATCCTAGTTTTTAAAGAAAATGAGGTAAAATATATTTTCAACCAAAAACTTAAGGGAGATAGAGCTATTCATGAAAGCGACCTTCAACGCGACTTAAATATCGATTGGAATAAACTGGATGCTAAGATCTCATCAATCCTACCAACTCTAGGAAAATTACCAGCGATATACCTCAAAGAGCGAAATTGGGAGAATGAAAACTTAGAAAGCAAAAAACAACTTTTCACTGAAATGTTAGCAACGATCAAGCAACCTAAGTTTTACTTGATTAAGCAAAATCATATATTAAAGCTCTCTTTATTACCTTTAGTTGACATTGAGAGAGAGTTTGATAGTTCTATTGATGCGATCAATTCATATTTTATATATGGACTCAAAAACTTTAGTATAGACAGAGAAAAGGAACTATTGCTTAAGGAAATTGAAAGGGAATGTAAGTCGATTTACTCCTACATTGACAAATCTGAGGCACGATTAAACGAACTGAACACAAGTACACGAAATCAAACTTTAGGTCATATCTTAATGGCAAATCTACATTTGGTGCCAGAAAGAGCAAAAGAAGTTGTTCTTACAAATTACGAAACAGACTTACCTATTAGCATTAAACTAAAGGAAGATTTAAGTCCACAAAAGAACGCCGAAAATTATTATAGAAAAGCAAAGAATGAACAGTTAGAGAAAAGTAACATTGAGTCTAATATAGCTGCGAGAATGGAAAGGTTAGTTTCATTGGAGGAATCAAGAGATGAAATTGAAAAAATAGAAGATCTTAAGAAATTAAGACGATTCAAACTTGAAGTTTTTCAGGAAAAAATACACGTAGCAGCCGAACAGTTTAAATCTTTCGAAATTGATGGCTATATGATTTATGTAGGACGAAATGCAAAAAACAACGACGAACTCAGCCTCAAGTTTGCTAAGAAAAATGACCTGTGGTTACATGCTAGAGATGTAAGTGGCTCACATGTAGTAGTTAAGCATAAACCAGGGCATAAATTCCCAAATCATGTAATTGAATATGCAGGTGGATTAGCTTTGTATTTTTCCAAAAGAAAAACCGAAAGCCTTGCCCCTGTCATTTATACAGAGAAAAAATACATTAGAAAAATAAAGGGAAGCTCAGATGGCCAAGTTATAGTAAGCAAAGAGTCTGTTTTAATGACTTCACCAATAAAACCTGAATAG